One Amaranthus tricolor cultivar Red isolate AtriRed21 chromosome 1, ASM2621246v1, whole genome shotgun sequence DNA window includes the following coding sequences:
- the LOC130820503 gene encoding uncharacterized protein LOC130820503 → NNSNNKNNNNNNNNNNNNNNNNNNNNNNNYNNNNNNNNNNNNNNNNNNNNNNNNNNNNNNNNNNNNNNNNNNNNNNNNNNNNNNNNNNNNNNNNNKNNNNNNNNNNNNNNNNNNNNNNNKNNNNNKNNNNNNNNNNNKNKNNNNNNNNNNNNNNNNNNKNNNNNNNNNNNNNNNNNNNNNNNNNNNNNNNNNDNNNNNNNNNNNNNNNNNNNNNNNNNNNNNNNNNNNNNNNNNNNNNNNNNNNNNNNNNNNNNNNNNNNNNNNNNNNNNNNNNNNNNNNNNNNNNNNNNNNNNNNNNNNNNNNNNKNKNNNNNNNNNNNNNNNNNNNNNNNNNNNNNNNNNNNNNNNNNNNNNNKNNNNNNNNNNNNNNNNNNNNNNNNNNNNNNNNNNNNNNNNNNNNNNNNNNNNNNNNNNNNNNNNNNNNNNKNNKNNNNNNNNNNNNNNNNNNNNNNNNNNNNNKNKNNNNNNTNNNNNNNNNNNNKNNNNNNNNNNNNNNNNYNNNNNNNNNNNNNNNNNNNNNNNNNNNNNN, encoded by the exons aataatagtaataataagaataataataataataataataataataataataataataataataataataataataataataataattataataataacaataataataacaataataacaataataataataataacaataataataataataataataacaataataataacaataataataataataataataataataataataataataataataataacaataataataacaataataataataataataataataataataataataataataataataagaataataataataataataataataataataataataataataataataataataataataataataataagaataataacaataataagaataataacaataataacaataataacaataataagaataaaaacaataataacaataataacaataataataataataacaataataataataataagaataataacaataataacaataataacaataataataataataacaataataataataacaataataacaataataataataataacaataataataacgataataataataataacaataacaataataataacaataataataataataacaataacaataataataataataataataataataataataataataataacaataataataacaataataataacaataataataacaataataataataataataataataataataataataataataataataataataacaataataataacaataataataacaataataataataacaataataataacaataataataataataataataataataataataacaataataataacaataataataacaataataataacaataataataacaataataataagaataaaaataataataataataataataataataataataataataataataataataataataataataataacaataataataataacaataataataataacaataataataataacaataataataataataataataataaaaataataataataataataataataataataataataataacaataataataataataataataataataataataataataataataataataataataataataataataataataataacaataataataacaataataataataacaataataataataataacaataataataataataataacaataataataacaataataataaaaataataaaaataacaataataataacaataataataataataataataataataataataataataataataataataataataataataataataagaataagaat aacaataataacaatactaacaataataataataataacaataataataataataagaataataacaataataacaataataacaataataataataataacaattacaataataacaataataacaataataataataataacaataataataataataataataacaataacaataataataacaataataataat
- the LOC130820535 gene encoding uncharacterized protein LOC130820535, whose amino-acid sequence NNNNNNYNNNNNNNNINNNKNNNNNNNNNNNNNNNNNNNNNNNNNNNNNNNNNNNNNNNNNNNNNNNNNNNNNNNNNNNNNNNNNNNNNNNNNNNNNNNNNNINNNNYNNNNNNNYNNNNNNNNNINNNNNNNNNNNNNKNNNNNNNNNNNNNNNNNNNNNNNNNNNNNNNNNNNNNNNNNNKNNNNNNNNNNNNIKNNNNNNNNNNNYNNNNNNNNNNNNNNNNNNNNNNNNNNNNNSNNNNNNNSNSNNNNNSNSNNNNNSNNNHNNNNNNNNNNNNNNNNNNNNNNNNNNNNKSNNNNNNNNNNNNNNKNYNNNNNNNNNNNNNNNNNNNNNNNNNNNNNNNNNNNNINNNNNNNNYNNNNNNNNNNNNNNNNNNNNNNNNNNNNNNNNNNNNNNNNNNNNNNNNNNNNNNNNNNNNNNNNNNNNNNNNNKNNNNNNNNNNNKNNNNNNNNNNNNNNNNNNYNNNNNNNNNNNNNNNNNNNNNNNNNNNNNKSNNNNNNNNNNNNNNNNNNNNNNNNNNNNNNNNNNNNNKNNNNN is encoded by the exons aataataataataataattataataacaataataataataataatattaat aataataagaataataacaataataataataataacaataataataataataataataacaataataataataacaataataataataataataataataataataataataataataataataataataataacaataataataataataacaataacaataataataacaataataataataataataataataataataataataataataataataataataataataataataataataataataataatattaataataataattataataataataataataataattataataacaataataataataataataatattaataataataataataataataataataataacaataataagaataataacaataataacaataataataataataacaataataacaataataataataataataataataataataataataacaataataacaataataacaataataacaataataacaataataagaataacaataataacaataacaataacaataataatattaagaataataacaataataataacaataataataattacaataataataataataataataataataataataataataataataataataataataataataataataataataataataataatagtaataataataataataataatagtaatagtaataataataataatagtaatagtaataataataataatagtaataataatcataataataataataataataataataataataataataataataataataataataataataacaataataataataacaataataaaagtaataataataataacaataataataacaataataataataataaaaattacaataataataacaacaacaacaacaacaacaacaataataataataataataataataataataataataataataataataataataataacaataataacaataatattaataataacaataataataataattacaataataataataataataataacaataataataataacaataataataataacaataataataataataataataataataataataataataataataataataataataataacaataataataataataataataataataataataataataataataataataataataataataataataataataacaataataacaataataacaataataagaataataacaataataacaataataacaataataagaacaataacaataataataataataacaataataataataataacaataataattataataacaataataacaataataataataacaataataataataataataataataacaataataataacaataataataataataacaaaagcaataataataataataataataataataataataataataataataataataataataataataataacaataataataataataataataataataataataacaataataagaataataacaataat
- the LOC130820544 gene encoding uncharacterized protein LOC130820544: NNNNSNSNNNNNSNNNNNNSNSNNINNSSNNNNNNNNNNNNNNNNNNNNNNNNNNNNNNNNNNNNNNNNNNNNNNNNNNNNNNNNNNNNNNKNNNNNNNNNNNNNNNNNNNNNNNNNNNKNNNYNNNNNNNNNNNNNNNNNNNNNNNNNNNNNNNNNNNNNNNNNNNNNNNNNNNKNNNNNNNNNNNNNNNNNNNNNSNNNNNNNNNNNNNNNNNNNNNNNNNNSNNNNNNNNNSNSNNNNNNSNNNNNNNNNNNNNNNNNNNNNNNNNNNNNNNNNYNNNNNNNNNNNNNNNNYNNNNNNNNTNNNNNNNNNNNNNNNNNNNNNNNNNNNNNNNNNNNSNSNNNNINNNNNNNNNNNNNNNNNNNNNNNNNNNNNNNNNNNNNNNNKNSSSNNNNNNNNNNNNNNNNNNNNNNNNNNNNNNNSNNNNNSNNNNNNNNNNNNNNNNNNNNNNNNNNNNNNNNNNNNNNNNNNNYNNNNNNNNNNNNNNNNNNNSNSNNNNNNNNNNNNNNNNNNNNNNNNNNNNNNNNNNNNNNNYNNNNNNNNNNNNNNNNNNNNNNNNNNNNNN, translated from the coding sequence aataataataatagtaatagtaataataataataatagtaataataataataataatagtaatagtaataatattaataatagtagtaataataataataataataataataataataataataataataataataataataacaataataataataacaataataacaataataataataataacaataataataacaataataataataataacaataacaataataataacaacaacaacaacaacaataataataataataataataataagaataataataataataataataataataataataataataataataataataataataataataataataataataataataagaataataactataataataataataacaataataataataataacaataataataataataataacaataataataataataataataataataacaataataataataataataataataataataataataataataacaataataataataataataataataagaataataataataacaataataataacaataataataataacaataataacaataataataacagtaataataataataataataataataataataataataataataataataataataataataataataataataataatagtaataataataataataataataataatagtaatagtaataataataataataatagtaataataataataataataataataataataataataataataataataataataataataataataataacaataataataataataacaataataactataataataataataacaataataataacaataataataataataataactataataataataataataataataatactaataataataataataataacaataataataataataataataataataataataataataataataataataataataataataataataataataataataatagtaatagtaataataataatattaataataataacaataataataataacaataataataacaataataataataacaataataacaataataataacaataataataataataataataataataataataataataataataaaaatagtagtagtaataataataataataataataataataataataataataataataataataataataataataataataataataataataataataataatagtaataataataataatagcaataataataacaataataataataataataataacaataataataataacaataataataacaataataataataacaataataacaataataataacaataataataataacaataataataataattataataataataataataataataataataataataataataataataataataataatagtaatagtaataataataataataataataataataataataataataataataataataataataataataataataataataataataataataataataataacaataataataataacaattataacaataataataataataacaataataataacaataataataataataacaataacaataataataacaacaacaacaacaataataat